One stretch of Leishmania panamensis strain MHOM/PA/94/PSC-1 chromosome 29 sequence DNA includes these proteins:
- the TXN1-2 gene encoding tryparedoxin (TriTrypDB/GeneDB-style sysID: LpmP.29.1190), which produces MPGLNKHLPGVVTLQKQQSEVSVSSLSGKTVFFYFSASWCPPCRGFTPLLVEFYEKYHDSKNFEVVLVTWDEEEEGFNGYYAKMPWLAIPFSQRHLVESLTKTFNVGSIPTVIGVCADTGDVVTTRARHALTQDPEGEQFPWRD; this is translated from the coding sequence ATGCCCGGGCTCAACAAGCACCTGCCGGGTGTGGTGACACTGCAGAAGCAGCAATCGGAGGTGAGCGTGAGCTCGCTCTCCGGAAAGACTGTGTTCTTCTACTTCTCAGCGAGCTGGTGCCCACCGTGCCGCGGCTTCACGCCACTGCTGGTTGAATTTTACGAGAAGTACCATGATTCGAAGAACTTCGAGGTCGTACTTGTGACAtgggacgaggaggaggagggcttcAACGGGTACTACGCGAAGATGCCGTGGCTTGCGATTCCATTCTCGCAACGTCACCTTGTGGAGAGTCTGACAAAGACGTTTAACGTGGGGTCGATCCCGACGGTGatcggcgtgtgcgcagacACTGGTGATGTCGTGAcgacgcgcgcgcgccacgCGCTGACGCAGGACCCCGAGGGCGAGCAGTTCCCGTGGAGGGACTAA
- the TXN1-1 gene encoding tryparedoxin (TriTrypDB/GeneDB-style sysID: LpmP.29.1200) codes for MSGLNKHLPGVVTLQKQQSEVSVSSLSGKTVFFYFSASWCPPCRGFTPLLVEFYEKYHDSKNFEVVLVTWDEEEEGFNGYYAKMPWLAIPFSQRHLVESLTKTFNVGSIPTVIGVCADTGDVVTTGARHALTQDPEGEQFPWRD; via the coding sequence ATGTCCGGGCTCAACAAGCACCTGCCGGGTGTGGTGACACTGCAGAAGCAGCAATCGGAGGTGAGCGTGAGCTCGCTCTCCGGAAAGACTGTGTTCTTCTACTTCTCAGCGAGCTGGTGCCCACCGTGCCGCGGCTTCACGCCACTGCTGGTTGAATTTTACGAGAAGTACCATGATTCGAAGAACTTCGAGGTCGTACTTGTGACAtgggacgaggaggaggagggcttcAACGGGTACTACGCGAAGATGCCGTGGCTTGCGATTCCATTCTCGCAACGTCACCTTGTGGAGAGTCTGACAAAGACGTTTAACGTGGGGTCGATCCCGACGGTGatcggcgtgtgcgcagacACTGGTGATGTCGTGACGACGGGCGCGCGCCACGCGCTGACGCAGGACCCCGAGGGCGAGCAGTTCCCGTGGAGGGACTAA
- a CDS encoding hypothetical protein (TriTrypDB/GeneDB-style sysID: LpmP.29.1210), whose amino-acid sequence MIAATTAGVGSAARAAATQKPRLFDSLDAASKERVTTLLSHYQVFLPVEQVSFMQELERYNEEQQTAALTASKAGEVWVRYTTPRLQAVQARDPAYVQRLISDIAAPRESKSDETPGEATPPPCTLEDILHTCGMFGEPEGVPIRVGKMSLYERLHENMKSRRSTACGSVVNSTTPNIPTTADAGGGTAWSSAQFETAAKPAAEEREMGDAASLEASAQAESGESAVVPMYTGALPFHASSTRPAAPYRSNAYQTVRLAMSSPGYISTTQPTSLAEVQSPQDGVKSVLNATPFPITEEELREWFEELDVCGRGVLSVEEFQRCMESLERDLGVPTEYATLERDGAQLANNGWLSFEAFAYLVLRFARV is encoded by the coding sequence ATGATTGCCGCCACTACCGCAGGAGTCGGGTCAGCCGCCAGAGCCGCGGCCACGCAGAAACCGCGCTTGTTTGACAGCTTGGACGCGGCCAGCAAGGAGCGAGTGACAACGTTGCTGAGCCACTACCAGGTGTTTCTCCCTGTGGAGCAGGTTTCCTTTATGCAAGAGCTTGAGCGGTACAACGAGGAGCAAcagacagcggcgctgacggcgaGCAAGGCCGGTGAGGTGTGGGTACGCTACACAACCCCGCGTCTGCAAGCAGTGCAGGCACGCGATCCTGCGTATGTGCAGCGGCTGATCTCTGACATAGCCGCCCCTCGCGAGTCAAAGAGTGATGAAACGCCGGGAGAggcgacaccaccgccatgcACACTGGAGGATATTCTCCATACTTGCGGCATGTTTGGTGAGCCGGAAGGCGTTCCCATCCGTGTAGGCAAGATGTCTCTCTATGAAAGGTTGCACGAGAACATGAAAAGCCGGCGGAGCACGGCATGTGGGAGTGTGGTAAACTCCACCACTCCAAACATCCCTACCACCGCCGATGCAGGAGGTGGTACTGCATGGAGCTCAGCTCAGTTTGAGACTGCTGCCAAaccagcagcggaggagcgtGAGATGGGTGATGCCGCATCCCTGGAGGCATCGGCGCAAGCCGAGAGCGGCGAGAGCGCAGTGGTGCCTATGTACACCGGCGCTTTGCCGTTTCACGCATCGTCGACCAGGCCGGCCGCACCATACCGCAGCAACGCCTACCAGACCGTGCGCCTCGCAATGAGCTCGCCTGGATACATTTCGACGACGCAGCCGACCTCGCTGGCGGAGGTTCAATCGCCGCAAGACGGCGTGAAATCCGTGTTGAACGCCACCCCTTTCCCGATCACTGAAGAGGAACTGCGCGAGTGGTTTGAGGAGCTGGATGTATGTGGGCGTGGCGTCCTGAGCGTTGAGGAGTTCCAGCGCTGCATGGAGTCCTTGGAGCGCGACCTGGGTGTTCCGACAGAGTACGCGACACTTGAGCGAGACGGGGCGCAGTTAGCGAACAATGGCTGGCTTAGCTTCGAGGCCTTTGCCTACCTCGTGCTCCGCTTTGCGCGTGTTTGA